A DNA window from Pseudomonas resinovorans NBRC 106553 contains the following coding sequences:
- the spoT gene encoding bifunctional GTP diphosphokinase/guanosine-3',5'-bis pyrophosphate 3'-pyrophosphohydrolase, whose protein sequence is MPSIDVLAERLSTYLGADQVNLVRRAYFYAEQAHDGQRRRSGEAYVTHPLAVANILADMHMDHQSLMAAMLHDVIEDTGIAKEALSAQFGETVAELVDGVSKLTQMNFESKAEAQAENFQKMAMAMARDIRVILVKLADRLHNMRTLEVLSGEKRRRIAKETLEIYAPIANRLGMHSMRVEFEDLGFKAMHPMRSERIRAAVRRARGNRKEIVNKIEESLTNCLRREGMEGEVIGREKHLFSIYKKMRGKRRAFNEIMDVYAFRIIVDKVDTCYRVLGAVHNLYKPLPGRFKDYIAIPKANGYQSLHTTLFGMHGVPIEIQIRTREMEEMANNGIAAHWLYKSAEDEQPKGTHARARQWVKGILELQQRAGNSLEFIESVKIDLFPDEVYVFTPKGRIMELPKGSTAVDFAYAVHTDVGNTCIACRINRRLAPLSEPLQSGETVEIVTAPGARPNPAWLNFVVTGKARTHIRHALKQQRRSESISLGERLLNKALAGFESHLDKISPERIQAILGEYRQDVLEDLLEDVGLGNRMAYVVARRLLASDGEQLPNPEGPLAIRGTEGLVLSYAKCCTPIPGDPIVGHLSAGKGMVVHLESCKNIGEIRHNPEKCIQLSWAKDVAGEFNVELRVELEHQRGLIALLASSVNAADGNIEKISMDERDGRISVVQLVVSVHDRVHLARVIKKLRALKGVIRITRVRA, encoded by the coding sequence TTGCCGAGCATAGACGTCCTCGCCGAACGACTGTCGACCTACCTCGGCGCAGACCAGGTCAACCTGGTGCGCCGAGCCTACTTCTACGCCGAGCAAGCCCACGACGGCCAGCGCCGCCGCAGCGGTGAAGCCTACGTCACCCATCCGCTCGCCGTAGCCAACATCCTCGCCGACATGCACATGGACCATCAGAGCCTGATGGCCGCGATGCTGCATGACGTGATCGAGGACACCGGCATCGCCAAGGAAGCCTTGAGCGCGCAATTCGGCGAGACCGTCGCCGAGCTGGTGGACGGGGTCAGCAAACTGACCCAGATGAATTTCGAGTCCAAGGCCGAGGCCCAGGCCGAGAACTTCCAGAAGATGGCCATGGCCATGGCCCGCGATATCCGCGTGATCCTGGTCAAGCTGGCCGACCGCCTGCACAACATGCGCACCCTGGAAGTGCTGTCCGGCGAGAAGCGCCGGCGCATCGCCAAGGAAACCCTGGAAATCTACGCCCCCATCGCCAACCGGCTGGGCATGCACAGCATGCGCGTGGAATTCGAGGACCTGGGCTTCAAGGCCATGCACCCGATGCGTTCCGAGCGCATCCGCGCCGCGGTCCGCCGGGCACGGGGCAACCGCAAGGAAATCGTCAACAAGATCGAGGAATCGCTGACCAACTGCCTGCGCCGCGAAGGCATGGAAGGCGAGGTCATCGGCCGCGAGAAGCACCTCTTCAGCATCTACAAGAAGATGCGTGGCAAGCGCCGGGCGTTCAACGAGATCATGGACGTCTACGCCTTCCGCATCATCGTCGACAAGGTCGACACCTGCTACCGCGTGCTCGGCGCCGTGCACAACCTGTACAAGCCACTGCCCGGCCGCTTCAAGGATTACATCGCGATCCCCAAGGCCAACGGCTACCAGTCGCTGCACACCACCCTGTTCGGCATGCACGGCGTGCCCATCGAGATCCAGATCCGCACCCGCGAGATGGAAGAGATGGCCAACAACGGCATCGCCGCCCACTGGCTGTACAAGTCCGCCGAGGACGAGCAGCCCAAGGGCACCCACGCCCGCGCCCGCCAGTGGGTCAAGGGCATCCTGGAGCTGCAGCAACGTGCCGGCAACTCCCTCGAATTCATCGAGAGCGTGAAGATCGACCTCTTCCCCGACGAGGTCTACGTGTTCACGCCCAAGGGCCGCATCATGGAGCTGCCCAAGGGCTCCACGGCGGTCGACTTCGCCTACGCGGTGCACACCGACGTCGGCAACACCTGCATCGCCTGTCGTATCAACCGTCGCCTGGCGCCACTCTCCGAACCGCTGCAGAGCGGCGAGACGGTGGAGATCGTCACCGCGCCGGGCGCCCGGCCGAACCCGGCCTGGCTCAACTTCGTGGTCACCGGCAAGGCGCGCACGCACATCCGCCACGCGCTCAAGCAGCAGCGCCGCTCCGAATCCATCAGCCTCGGCGAGCGCCTGCTGAACAAGGCCCTGGCCGGCTTCGAGAGCCACCTGGACAAGATCAGCCCCGAGCGCATCCAGGCCATCCTCGGCGAGTACCGCCAGGACGTGCTGGAAGACCTGCTGGAAGACGTCGGCCTGGGCAACCGCATGGCCTACGTGGTCGCCCGCCGCCTGCTGGCCAGCGACGGCGAGCAGTTGCCGAACCCTGAAGGCCCGCTGGCGATCCGTGGCACCGAAGGCCTGGTGCTGAGCTACGCCAAGTGCTGCACGCCGATCCCGGGGGACCCGATCGTCGGCCACCTGTCCGCCGGCAAGGGCATGGTCGTGCACCTGGAAAGCTGCAAGAACATCGGCGAGATCCGGCACAACCCGGAAAAATGCATCCAGCTGTCCTGGGCCAAGGACGTCGCCGGCGAGTTCAATGTGGAGTTGCGCGTCGAACTGGAACACCAGCGTGGCCTGATCGCCCTGCTGGCCAGCAGCGTCAACGCCGCCGATGGCAACATCGAGAAGATCAGCATGGACGAGCGCGATGGTCGCATCAGCGTCGTCCAGCTGGTGGTCAGCGTGCACGACCGCGTGCACCTGGCCCGCGTGATCAAGAAGCTGCGCGCGCTCAAGGGGGTGATCCGCATCACCCGCGTGCGGGCGTAG
- a CDS encoding RidA family protein, with the protein MSKTVISSEKAPAAIGTYSQAIKAGNTVYMSGQIPLDPKTMELVEGFEAQTVQVFENLKAVAEAAGGSFKDIVKLNIFLTDLSHFAKVNEVMGRYFQQPYPARAAIGVAALPRGSQVEMDAILVLE; encoded by the coding sequence ATGAGCAAGACCGTCATCAGCAGCGAGAAAGCCCCTGCCGCCATCGGCACTTACTCCCAGGCCATCAAGGCCGGCAACACCGTCTACATGTCGGGCCAGATCCCGCTCGATCCCAAGACCATGGAGCTGGTGGAAGGCTTCGAAGCCCAGACCGTGCAGGTGTTCGAGAACCTGAAAGCCGTGGCCGAAGCCGCCGGCGGTTCCTTCAAGGACATCGTCAAGCTGAACATCTTCCTCACCGACCTCTCGCACTTCGCCAAGGTCAACGAAGTCATGGGCCGTTACTTCCAGCAGCCCTACCCGGCCCGCGCCGCCATCGGCGTCGCCGCCCTGCCGCGCGGCTCCCAGGTTGAAATGGACGCCATCCTGGTCCTCGAGTAA
- a CDS encoding LysE family translocator: MLALFTLVASTHFAALLSPGPDFFLLLRAGLVRGLRHADGCAAGIALANLLSMALVLLALSLLPAAGGPLWWGLQLVGGLYFLWLGARALLARRELALPDGEAGERGSWRSGFAEGLLASTLNPKLPIFYAGLFGVLRNAAIPGWGLLMSMAWMTLVVLVWDMALVRLLRHPRWRGRLQLRVRALDRFCGALLLALGGWLTLGVFS; the protein is encoded by the coding sequence ATGCTCGCGTTGTTCACGCTGGTCGCCAGCACCCATTTCGCCGCCCTGCTGTCACCGGGGCCGGACTTTTTCCTGTTGCTGCGTGCGGGGCTGGTGCGGGGGCTGCGCCATGCCGATGGCTGCGCCGCGGGGATCGCTTTGGCCAACCTGCTCAGCATGGCGCTGGTGTTGCTGGCCCTGAGCCTGCTGCCGGCTGCGGGCGGTCCGCTCTGGTGGGGGCTGCAGCTGGTCGGTGGTCTCTACTTCCTCTGGCTGGGTGCGCGGGCATTGCTGGCGCGACGCGAACTGGCGCTGCCGGATGGCGAGGCGGGCGAGCGCGGGTCCTGGAGGAGCGGCTTTGCCGAAGGGTTGCTGGCCAGCACCCTGAACCCCAAGCTGCCGATCTTCTACGCGGGGCTGTTCGGTGTGCTGCGCAATGCCGCCATACCCGGCTGGGGCCTGCTCATGAGCATGGCCTGGATGACCCTGGTGGTGCTGGTCTGGGATATGGCGCTGGTGCGCTTGCTGCGCCATCCGCGCTGGCGAGGGCGACTGCAGCTGCGGGTCAGGGCGCTGGACCGCTTCTGCGGTGCGCTGTTGCTGGCACTAGGGGGATGGCTGACGCTGGGGGTGTTCTCGTAG
- a CDS encoding AraC family transcriptional regulator, producing MDANRMLARPWLPGVELFHADFSGQPFGRHSHDAFAIGAILQGVGGYQCRGARHALPAGTLSLMNPEEPHTGHAESPRLVYRMLYVEEARLPALLGRKRLPTGFRELNPADDGQVAAGLARLATEFERGAALALESELLEVLERVFVRHGGLRAAAPAQRDGGVTAFLRDYLEAHYAEAVSLEQLAGLVQRHPRHLIEAFRRAYGVPPHTYLLQRRVREAKRLLLGDQPPLEVALSLGFYDQAHFSGTFKRFTGVTPGQFRRAART from the coding sequence ATGGACGCCAACCGCATGCTGGCCCGCCCCTGGTTGCCGGGGGTGGAGCTGTTCCATGCGGATTTCTCCGGCCAACCCTTCGGCCGTCACAGCCATGATGCCTTTGCCATCGGCGCCATCCTCCAGGGCGTGGGCGGTTACCAGTGCCGGGGCGCGCGTCATGCATTGCCGGCCGGCACCCTGTCGCTGATGAACCCCGAGGAGCCGCACACCGGCCATGCCGAGTCACCGCGCCTGGTCTACCGCATGCTCTATGTCGAGGAAGCGCGCCTGCCGGCGCTGCTGGGGCGCAAGCGACTGCCCACCGGCTTTCGCGAGTTGAACCCGGCCGACGATGGCCAGGTGGCGGCCGGGCTGGCGCGCCTGGCGACGGAGTTCGAGCGGGGCGCTGCATTGGCCCTGGAAAGCGAGCTGCTGGAGGTGCTGGAACGGGTCTTCGTGCGCCACGGCGGCCTGCGCGCGGCGGCCCCGGCCCAGCGGGACGGCGGGGTGACGGCATTTCTGCGGGATTACCTGGAAGCCCATTACGCCGAGGCGGTCAGCCTGGAGCAACTGGCCGGGCTGGTGCAGCGCCATCCGCGCCACCTGATCGAGGCCTTCCGCCGCGCCTACGGCGTGCCGCCGCACACTTACCTGCTGCAACGCCGGGTACGCGAGGCCAAGCGCCTGTTGCTCGGCGACCAGCCGCCGCTGGAGGTGGCGCTGTCCCTGGGTTTCTACGACCAGGCGCATTTCTCCGGTACCTTCAAGCGCTTCACCGGGGTCACCCCGGGACAGTTCCGCCGCGCCGCGCGCACCTGA
- a CDS encoding NAD-dependent epimerase/dehydratase family protein translates to MSASLLIAGCGDVGSRLGQAMLRAGWTVHGLRRQVAALPAGVLPVAGDLEQPTCPADWPREPLDYLVYCAAANQHDEAGYRSAYVEGLRHVLAWLALHGQKPRRLLFVSSSGVYGQRDGEWIDERSPAEAEGYSGQVMLEAERLALASGIPATRVRLTGIYGPGREWLLKQVRMGYRVVSEPPLYANRIHVADCAGLLAHLLAADAAGVALEDCYLGVDDAPAPLHEVMGWLRERMGVTEWAEESTVRRSGSKRCSNARARALGWAPRYPSYREGYAAILDDA, encoded by the coding sequence ATGTCCGCTTCCCTCTTGATCGCCGGCTGCGGCGATGTCGGCAGCCGCCTGGGGCAGGCAATGCTGCGGGCCGGCTGGACCGTCCACGGCCTGCGACGCCAGGTCGCGGCACTGCCGGCAGGCGTTCTCCCGGTTGCAGGCGATCTGGAACAGCCCACCTGCCCGGCGGACTGGCCACGGGAGCCGCTGGACTACCTGGTCTACTGCGCGGCGGCCAACCAGCACGATGAGGCCGGCTACCGTTCCGCCTATGTCGAGGGTCTGCGCCACGTACTGGCCTGGCTGGCCTTGCATGGGCAGAAGCCTCGTCGTCTGCTGTTCGTCTCCAGCAGCGGTGTCTATGGCCAGCGCGACGGCGAGTGGATCGACGAGCGCTCGCCCGCCGAAGCCGAGGGATACTCCGGACAAGTGATGCTGGAAGCCGAGCGACTGGCCCTGGCCAGCGGCATTCCGGCTACCCGCGTGCGCCTGACCGGCATCTATGGCCCCGGCCGCGAATGGCTGCTCAAGCAGGTGCGCATGGGCTACCGGGTGGTGAGCGAACCGCCGCTCTACGCCAACCGTATCCATGTCGCCGATTGCGCCGGCTTGCTGGCCCACCTGCTCGCGGCCGACGCCGCCGGTGTGGCGCTGGAGGACTGCTACCTGGGCGTCGACGACGCACCGGCGCCGCTCCACGAGGTGATGGGCTGGCTGCGCGAGCGGATGGGGGTGACCGAGTGGGCCGAGGAGTCCACGGTGCGCCGCTCCGGCAGCAAGCGTTGCAGCAACGCCCGTGCCCGCGCCCTGGGCTGGGCGCCGCGTTACCCGAGCTACCGCGAAGGTTACGCGGCCATCCTCGACGACGCCTGA
- the exbB gene encoding tonB-system energizer ExbB, producing MNPNARNAQPNIASRPPRLLAALLISLMLAPTASFAEEPTAQAVPAEASQPAAAAPAAGAATPAAAEGAVAADGAAAPADAAALDPNALPTDPLAAEAEGEQMLAHDLSPWGMYQNADIVVKAVMIGLALASVLTWTVWIAKGFELLTAKRRLQRELAVLKGARTLGEAAEKAAAASCVSHLLVHDAQEEVKLSANTREKEGIKERVSFRLERLVAASGRQMSQGTGVLATIGSTAPFVGLFGTVWGIMNSFIGIAKSQTTNLAVVAPGIAEALLATALGLVAAIPAVVIYNVFARSIAGYKAQVSDASAQVLLLVSRDLDHTADRVQSPQIAKVG from the coding sequence ATGAATCCTAACGCCCGCAACGCACAGCCCAACATTGCCTCTCGCCCGCCACGCCTGCTGGCAGCCCTGCTGATCAGCCTGATGCTGGCCCCCACCGCCTCCTTCGCCGAAGAGCCGACCGCCCAGGCCGTACCGGCCGAAGCCAGCCAGCCCGCGGCTGCAGCACCGGCCGCAGGTGCCGCCACCCCGGCCGCCGCCGAAGGCGCAGTGGCTGCTGACGGCGCCGCAGCGCCGGCCGATGCCGCCGCCCTCGACCCGAACGCCCTGCCCACCGACCCGCTGGCCGCCGAGGCCGAAGGCGAGCAGATGCTGGCCCACGACCTGTCGCCCTGGGGCATGTACCAGAACGCCGATATCGTGGTGAAGGCCGTGATGATCGGCCTGGCCCTGGCGTCGGTACTGACCTGGACCGTCTGGATCGCCAAGGGCTTCGAGCTGCTGACCGCCAAGCGCCGCCTGCAGCGTGAGCTGGCCGTACTGAAGGGCGCCCGCACCCTCGGCGAAGCCGCCGAGAAGGCCGCCGCCGCCTCCTGCGTGTCCCACCTGCTGGTGCATGACGCCCAGGAAGAAGTGAAGCTCTCGGCCAACACCCGCGAGAAGGAAGGCATCAAGGAACGCGTGAGCTTCCGCCTGGAGCGCCTGGTAGCCGCCAGCGGCCGGCAGATGAGCCAGGGCACCGGCGTGCTCGCCACCATCGGTTCCACAGCCCCCTTCGTCGGCCTGTTCGGCACCGTCTGGGGCATCATGAACAGCTTCATCGGCATCGCCAAATCCCAGACCACCAACCTCGCCGTGGTGGCCCCCGGTATCGCCGAAGCCCTGCTGGCCACCGCTCTCGGCCTGGTGGCGGCAATCCCGGCGGTAGTCATCTACAACGTGTTCGCCCGCTCCATCGCCGGCTACAAGGCCCAGGTGTCCGACGCCTCCGCCCAGGTCCTGCTGCTGGTCAGCCGCGACCTCGACCACACGGCCGACCGTGTCCAGTCTCCGCAAATCGCCAAAGTAGGCTGA
- the exbD gene encoding TonB system transport protein ExbD: MGIHLNDGGDDLQETHEINVTPFIDVMLVLLIIFMVAAPLATVDIKVDLPASTAKPAPRPDKPIYLSIKEDKSLFLDNEQVTEEQLGGVLDKLTNADKDKTIFVRGDKVVEYGRLMEVMDALRGAGYLKIGLVGLETVGTK; encoded by the coding sequence ATGGGAATCCATCTGAACGATGGTGGCGATGATCTCCAGGAAACCCACGAGATCAACGTCACCCCCTTTATCGACGTGATGCTGGTGCTGCTGATCATCTTCATGGTCGCGGCGCCCCTGGCGACGGTGGACATCAAGGTCGACCTGCCCGCCTCCACCGCCAAGCCGGCGCCGCGGCCGGACAAGCCGATCTACCTGAGCATCAAAGAAGACAAGAGCCTGTTCCTGGACAACGAACAGGTCACCGAGGAGCAGCTGGGCGGCGTGCTGGACAAGCTGACCAACGCCGACAAGGACAAGACCATCTTCGTCCGTGGCGACAAGGTGGTGGAGTACGGCCGCCTGATGGAAGTCATGGACGCCCTGCGCGGTGCCGGCTACCTCAAGATCGGCCTGGTCGGCCTCGAGACGGTCGGGACTAAATGA
- a CDS encoding energy transducer TonB — protein sequence MSQGKRKLSQWGVSLVVVLGLHIGLGLWALYWRPHAEPIELPLAAMVVELEPLPAPAPRPAPPPPPQVEPEPEPLPKLVEAPKPKIAIAPKPKPKPKPPKPKPPEPKPDKPRETESVKESVAAPTTPAPSDTKPAAQQQAAASAPSDAKPTWQSKLLSHLARYKRYPEDARRRGFEGVNRLRFVVDGEGKVISYSLVGKSGSASLDRATLEMIRRAQPLPPPPPELLNNGSLEVVAPFVYSLDRR from the coding sequence ATGAGCCAAGGCAAACGCAAGCTGTCGCAATGGGGCGTCAGCCTGGTCGTCGTGCTCGGCCTGCACATCGGCCTCGGCCTCTGGGCGCTCTACTGGCGCCCGCACGCCGAGCCGATCGAGCTGCCGCTCGCGGCCATGGTCGTGGAGCTTGAGCCGCTGCCGGCCCCGGCGCCCAGGCCGGCACCGCCACCGCCGCCCCAGGTCGAGCCCGAACCCGAGCCGCTGCCCAAGCTGGTTGAAGCGCCCAAGCCGAAGATCGCCATCGCGCCCAAGCCGAAACCCAAGCCCAAGCCGCCGAAACCCAAACCGCCGGAGCCCAAGCCTGATAAGCCGCGGGAAACCGAGAGCGTGAAGGAAAGCGTCGCCGCGCCGACCACCCCGGCACCGAGCGATACCAAGCCCGCGGCCCAGCAGCAGGCCGCCGCCAGCGCGCCGTCGGACGCCAAGCCGACCTGGCAGAGCAAGCTGCTCAGCCACCTGGCCCGCTACAAGCGCTACCCGGAAGACGCCCGCCGTCGTGGCTTCGAAGGCGTGAATCGCCTGCGCTTCGTGGTCGATGGCGAAGGCAAGGTGATCTCCTACTCCCTGGTGGGCAAGTCGGGCAGCGCTTCGCTGGACCGCGCCACCCTGGAGATGATCCGTCGCGCCCAGCCACTGCCGCCGCCGCCGCCGGAGCTGCTGAACAACGGCTCCCTGGAAGTGGTCGCGCCCTTCGTCTACTCGCTGGACCGCCGCTGA
- a CDS encoding hydrogen peroxide-inducible genes activator, with protein sequence MTLTELRYIVTLAQEQHFGRAAERCHVSQPTLSVGVKKLEDELGVLIFERSKSAVRLTPVGEGIVTQAQKVLEQAQGIREMAQAGKNQLAAPLKVGAIYTVGPYLFPHLIPQLHRVAPQMPLYIEENFTHVLRDKLRTGELDAIIIALPFAEADVLTKPLYDEPFYVLLPFGHPWTARETIDSELLNDKSLLLLGEGHCFRDQVLEACPSLRKGGEDSAKHTTVESSSLETIRHMVASGLGVSILPFSAVDSHHYAPGVIEIRPLTPPVPFRTVAIAWRASFPRPRAIEVLADSIRLCSVALPQTQGEPQPA encoded by the coding sequence ATGACTCTCACCGAACTGCGCTACATCGTCACTCTCGCCCAGGAACAGCACTTCGGCCGTGCCGCCGAGCGTTGCCATGTGAGCCAGCCGACCCTGTCGGTCGGGGTGAAGAAGCTGGAAGACGAGCTCGGCGTGCTCATCTTCGAGCGCAGCAAGAGCGCGGTACGCCTGACCCCGGTCGGTGAGGGCATCGTCACCCAGGCCCAGAAGGTATTGGAGCAGGCCCAAGGCATCCGCGAGATGGCCCAGGCCGGCAAGAACCAACTGGCCGCACCGCTCAAGGTGGGCGCCATCTACACCGTCGGGCCCTACCTGTTCCCGCACCTGATCCCCCAGCTGCACCGGGTCGCCCCGCAGATGCCGCTGTACATCGAAGAGAACTTCACCCACGTCCTGCGCGACAAGCTGCGCACCGGCGAGCTGGACGCGATCATCATCGCCCTGCCCTTCGCCGAAGCCGACGTGCTGACCAAGCCGCTCTACGACGAACCCTTCTACGTACTACTGCCCTTCGGTCACCCCTGGACCGCCCGCGAGACCATCGACAGCGAGCTGCTCAACGACAAGAGCCTGCTGCTGCTCGGCGAAGGCCACTGCTTCCGCGACCAGGTGCTGGAAGCCTGCCCGAGCCTGCGCAAGGGCGGCGAAGACAGCGCCAAGCACACCACCGTGGAATCCAGCTCCCTGGAAACCATCCGCCACATGGTCGCTTCGGGCCTGGGCGTGTCGATCCTGCCGTTCTCGGCGGTGGACAGCCATCACTATGCCCCCGGTGTGATCGAGATCCGCCCGCTGACCCCGCCCGTGCCCTTCCGCACCGTGGCCATCGCCTGGCGCGCCAGTTTCCCGCGTCCGCGCGCCATTGAAGTGCTGGCGGACTCCATCCGCCTCTGCTCGGTCGCACTGCCGCAGACCCAGGGCGAACCCCAACCGGCATGA
- the recG gene encoding ATP-dependent DNA helicase RecG, translating into MTELARVPVTALKGVGAALAEKLAKVGLENLQDILFHLPTRYQDRTRITPIGELRPGQDAVVEGIVGGADVVMGRRRSLLVRLQDGSGTLSLRFFHFSQAQKDGLKRGAQLRCYGEVRPGATGLEIYHPEYRALSGDEAPPVEQTLTPIYPTTEGLTQQRLRSLSQLALARLGPQSLPDWLPRELARDYHLGSLDEAIRYLHRPPPDADLEELAEGQHWAQQRLAFEELLTHQLSLQRLRESLRAQHAPPLPPARKLPKQYLANLGFKPTGAQQRVGAEIAYDLAQQEPMLRLVQGDVGAGKTVVAALAALQALEAGYQVALMAPTEILAEQHYVNFSKWLQPLGIETAWLAGKLKGKARAAALEQIAAGTPMVVGTHALFQDEVKFKRLALVIIDEQHRFGVQQRLALRSKGVDGRLCPHQLIMTATPIPRTLAMSAYADLDTSILDELPPGRTPVNTVLVADSRRIEVIERVRAACQEGRQAYWVCTLIEESEELTCQAAETTFEDLSSALGELRVGLIHGRMKPAEKAAVMAEFKAGALQLLVATTVIEVGVDVPNASLMIIENPERLGLAQLHQLRGRVGRGSAASHCVLLYHAPLSQLGRERLAIMRETCDGFVIAEKDLELRGPGEMLGTRQTGLLQFKVADLMRDADLLPAVRDAAQALLAHWPQHVSPLLERWLRHGQQYGQV; encoded by the coding sequence ATGACCGAGCTGGCCCGCGTCCCGGTTACCGCGCTCAAGGGCGTAGGCGCCGCCCTGGCGGAAAAGCTCGCCAAGGTCGGCCTGGAGAACCTTCAGGACATCCTCTTCCACCTGCCCACCCGCTACCAGGACCGCACCCGCATCACGCCCATCGGCGAGCTGCGCCCGGGCCAGGATGCGGTGGTCGAAGGCATAGTCGGCGGCGCGGACGTGGTCATGGGTCGCCGCCGCAGCCTGCTGGTGCGCCTGCAGGACGGCAGCGGGACCCTCAGCCTGCGCTTCTTCCACTTCAGCCAGGCGCAGAAGGACGGCCTCAAGCGTGGCGCTCAGCTGCGCTGCTACGGCGAGGTGCGCCCCGGCGCCACCGGCCTGGAGATCTACCACCCGGAATACCGCGCCCTGAGTGGCGACGAAGCGCCGCCGGTGGAGCAGACCCTGACGCCCATCTACCCCACCACCGAAGGCCTTACCCAGCAGCGCCTGCGCTCCCTCAGCCAGCTCGCCCTGGCCCGTCTCGGCCCGCAGAGCCTGCCGGACTGGCTGCCCAGGGAACTGGCCCGTGACTACCACCTGGGCTCGCTCGACGAGGCCATTCGCTACCTGCACCGCCCGCCGCCGGACGCCGACCTGGAAGAGCTCGCGGAAGGCCAGCACTGGGCCCAGCAACGCCTGGCCTTCGAAGAACTCCTGACCCACCAGCTGTCCCTGCAGCGTCTGCGCGAAAGCCTGCGCGCCCAGCACGCGCCGCCGTTGCCGCCGGCACGCAAGCTGCCCAAGCAGTACCTGGCCAACCTCGGCTTCAAGCCCACCGGCGCCCAGCAGCGGGTGGGCGCCGAGATCGCCTACGACCTGGCCCAGCAGGAACCCATGCTGCGCCTGGTGCAAGGCGACGTCGGCGCCGGCAAGACGGTGGTCGCCGCCCTCGCCGCGCTGCAGGCGCTGGAGGCCGGCTACCAGGTAGCGCTGATGGCGCCCACCGAGATTCTCGCCGAGCAGCACTACGTCAACTTCAGCAAATGGCTGCAGCCGCTGGGCATCGAAACCGCCTGGCTCGCCGGCAAGCTCAAGGGCAAGGCCCGCGCGGCAGCCCTGGAGCAGATCGCCGCCGGCACGCCCATGGTGGTCGGCACCCACGCGCTGTTCCAGGACGAGGTGAAGTTCAAGCGCCTGGCCCTGGTGATCATCGACGAGCAGCACCGCTTCGGCGTCCAGCAACGCCTGGCCCTGCGCAGCAAGGGTGTGGACGGCCGCCTCTGCCCGCACCAGCTGATCATGACCGCCACCCCCATCCCGCGCACCCTGGCCATGAGCGCCTACGCCGACCTGGACACTTCGATCCTCGACGAGCTGCCGCCCGGCCGCACCCCGGTGAACACCGTGCTGGTGGCCGACAGCCGCCGTATCGAGGTGATCGAGCGGGTCCGCGCCGCCTGCCAGGAAGGCCGCCAGGCCTACTGGGTCTGCACCCTGATCGAGGAGTCCGAAGAGCTCACCTGCCAAGCGGCGGAAACCACCTTCGAAGACCTTTCCTCGGCCCTGGGCGAGCTGCGCGTCGGCCTGATCCACGGGCGCATGAAGCCCGCCGAGAAAGCCGCGGTGATGGCCGAATTCAAGGCCGGCGCCCTCCAGCTGCTGGTGGCCACCACCGTGATCGAGGTGGGGGTGGACGTCCCCAACGCCAGCCTGATGATCATCGAGAACCCCGAGCGCCTCGGCCTCGCCCAGTTGCACCAGTTGCGCGGCCGCGTTGGCCGGGGCAGCGCCGCCAGCCACTGCGTGCTGCTCTACCACGCGCCCCTGTCCCAGCTCGGCCGCGAGCGCCTGGCGATCATGCGCGAGACCTGCGACGGCTTCGTCATCGCCGAGAAGGACCTGGAACTGCGCGGCCCCGGCGAAATGCTCGGCACCCGCCAGACCGGCCTGCTGCAGTTCAAGGTGGCCGACCTGATGCGCGACGCCGACCTGCTACCGGCCGTGCGCGACGCGGCCCAGGCCCTGCTGGCCCATTGGCCTCAGCATGTCAGTCCACTATTGGAGCGCTGGTTACGTCACGGCCAACAGTACGGACAAGTGTGA